The nucleotide sequence AAGGGCAAGACCGAAATGGATGCCATGGTGGCCTACCTGCAGGTCCTTGGAACGGCTCTGACCAACAAGCGTTGATCCGATACGCCATAGAAAGACGACGGTTTGCCGTGACGGCGGCCGTCAGGGACTTAAATCGCGGACAGCCAGAGTGGCTCGGGCTGTCCAGGAGTAGCACATGAGCACTTTCTGGAGTGGATACATCGCCCTGCTGACGCTGGGCACCATCGTCGCTCTGTTCTGGCTGATCTTCGCAACCCGCAAGGGCGAATCGGCCAGTACTACCGACAAGACCATGGGTCATTCCTTCGACGGCATTGAGGAGTACGACAACCCGCTGCCCAAATGGTGGTTCATGCTGTTTATCGGCACGCTGCTGTTCGGCATCGCTTACCTGATCCTGTATCCCGGCCTGGGCAACTGGAAAGGTGTCCTGCCGGGCTATGAAGGCGGCTGGACCCAGGAGAAGGAATGGCAGCGCGAAGTGGACCAGGCGGAAGCCAAATTCGGTCCGATCTTTGCCAAGTATTCGGCCATGAGCGTTGCCGAAGTTGCTCAGGACGAGCGTGCACTGAAGATTGGCGCCCGCCTGTACGCCAACTATTGCGCCATCTGCCACGGCTCGGACGCCAAGGGGTCCAATGGCTTCCCGAACCTGGCCGATAACGATTGGCGCTGGGGCGGCGAGCCGGAAACGATCAAGGCGAGCATCCTCCACGGTCGTATTGCAGCGATGCCGGCCTGGGGCCAGGTGATTGGCGATGAGGGCGTGAAGAACGTTGCCGCTTACGTGCGTAACGGGCTGGCCGGCCTGCCACTGCCGGAAGGCAACGAGGCCGATCTGGGCAAAGGCTCCGAGATCTACACGCAAACCTGTTCCGTCTGCCACGGTGCCAACGGTGAAGGCATGGCCGCACTCGGTGCACCACAGCTGACCAACCCTGGCGCCTGGATCTACGGTTCGAGCCTGCCACAGCTGCAGCAGACCATTCGCCACGGCCGCAACGGCCAGATGCCGGCGCAAGAACAGTATCTGGGCAACGACAAGGTGCATGTGCTGGCAGCTTACGTCTACAGCCTGTCGCAAGCGCCAGAGCAACTGGCGAAGAAGTGAAATCTACCGTTGAACCTTTAACAAGGTTCAACGGTCTAGGACAGGGCGGCTAAAACCGCCCTGTTTCAGATCAAGCCCAGCAGCAAATCGCCCC is from Pseudomonas saudiphocaensis and encodes:
- the ccoP gene encoding cytochrome-c oxidase, cbb3-type subunit III translates to MSTFWSGYIALLTLGTIVALFWLIFATRKGESASTTDKTMGHSFDGIEEYDNPLPKWWFMLFIGTLLFGIAYLILYPGLGNWKGVLPGYEGGWTQEKEWQREVDQAEAKFGPIFAKYSAMSVAEVAQDERALKIGARLYANYCAICHGSDAKGSNGFPNLADNDWRWGGEPETIKASILHGRIAAMPAWGQVIGDEGVKNVAAYVRNGLAGLPLPEGNEADLGKGSEIYTQTCSVCHGANGEGMAALGAPQLTNPGAWIYGSSLPQLQQTIRHGRNGQMPAQEQYLGNDKVHVLAAYVYSLSQAPEQLAKK